In the Ornithinimicrobium pratense genome, GCTCGACGTCGGCGCGGGATCGGGGTGGACAACGGCCCTGCTCGCCACCCTGGTGGGCCCGCGTGGGTCGGTGCTCGGGCTGGAGGTGGTGCCCGAGCTCGCGGCATGGGGAGCGGACAACCTGCGCGCCTGGGCGCAGGGACAGACCGGGACGGGGCAGGCCAGCGTCGAGCTCGCCGATCCCGCCGAGTTGGGCCGTGCCGGGGCCGGGCCCTGGGACCGGATCCTCGTCTCAGCCATGGCCCGGACGCTGCCCGAGCAGCTGGTCACCCAGCTGACCGACGACGGCCGCATGGTGTGCCCGGTCGACGGACAGATGCTGCTGGTGCAGCGGGCCGGCCCGGATCGGACCGTCACCAGCCACGGCGCCTACCGGTTCGTGCCTCTGCGCACGCCCGACGGCTGAGGCACAACACGCCTGCGCGTTGCGTCCAGACAGGGTGGCTGGGACGACCACCGCGTCACGGGCGCGGGCAAGCTGGCTTCAGCGGAAACTGCAGTGTCACGGGTGCGGCAGGGTCACGGGTCCGGCAGCGCTGGCTTCAGTGCGTGCCGCAGCAGGCCGTGCAGGGTGATCATCCCGTCCCGGGACAGCACTGACTCCGCGTGCCCCTGGCTGCTGGCCAGACCCGGGCCCCGCAGGGCGACCACGGACTCGTCGCGCCTGCTGGATGCCCCATCAGCAGCGCCGAGGCCCTCCCCGAGCCGGTGCACCGCCATCTCCAGCTCGCGTCCAGCGACCGCAGGCACGCGCCCGTCCTCGGGCGGGAGTGCGACAAAGGTGTTGTAGAAGCCGATGAGGCGCACGTCGCCCCAGAGGTCGACCGGCAGCTGCACGCCCTGGTGCGGGCTGGGCAGCTTGCCGATCTGCAGCCCGGCCAACGTGCACAGCACCTGGTGCGACAGGCAGACCGCCAGCAGCGGCTGAACGGTGTCGAGCCGCGCCTGCAACAGCTCGCGCAGCCGGACGACCCGCGGGTCGGCACGGTCGGTGGGGTCGCCGGGGCCGGGCCCGAAGAGCACCAGGTCCCACGGGCCCCGCGTCACGTCGGCGGTGCTGACCTGCTCCCAACGGCGCACCTGCGCCGCCATCCCCAGGTGCCGGAGCATGTGCGCCAACATCTGGGTCCAGGCGTCCGCCGCATCGACCACGAGCACCCGGCGACCGAGCAGGAGCGGGTCAGGCCGAGAGTCCTGCGGTGCGAGCCAGAAGGGGGCCAGCGCCTCGTTGCGGGCCGCCAGGGAGTCGGCGACCCCGGGAAGGTCGGCCAGGTCCACGGCATACCCCAGGTCGCGGCGTGGCCGCAGCCCCAGCGCGGCCAGGACCCCACGCGCCTTGGCGGAGGTCTCCGCGCACTCCGCGACGGGGTCGCTGTGCCGCACCAGGGTGGCGCCGGCGCTGACCGTCACCGTGCCGTCGCCGCCGACGTGGGCGGTCCGGATGAGGATCGGCGCGTCCAGCCGCTCCCCGCCGTCCTCGTCCAGGTCCAGCAGGGCCAGCACCCCGGAGTAGTAGCCGCGCCCGGTCGGCTCGTGCCGCCGGATGACGGTGCATGCGTTCTCCATCGGCGAGCCGGTGACAGTGGGAGCAAACATCGTGTGCCGCAGCACATCTCGCACGTCACGGTCGCTGCGACCGTCGAGCAGATACTCGGTGTGCGTCAGGTGGGCCATCTGTTTGAGGTAGGGCCCGGTGATCCGCCCACCCTCCGAGCAGACCTCAGCCATCATCTTCATCTCCTCGTCGACCACCATGAAGAGCTCCTCGGTCTCCTTGGTGTCGGCGACGAAGGCAGCGAAGGAGGCGCGCAGGCGGGCTCCGTCGGGATCCGCCTCGCGCTCGGGGTGGCGGAAGGTGCCGGAGATCGGGTTCATCGACACCCGGCCGTCGCGCACGCTCACGTGCCGCTCGGGGGTGGCGCCGACGAGGCTGTGGCCGGGGGTGTGCACCGCGAAGGTCCAGTAGGCCCCCCGCTCGTCGAGCAGCAGGGTGCGCAGCCAGGTGAGCACGGCGAGCGACGGGTCGGTCCCGGTGTGCCCCACCACGTCCCGGCGGATGACGAAGTTCGCACCCTCCCCCTCGCCGATCTCCTCCTCGATCACCCTGGCGACGGTGGCCGCGTAGTCCTCGTCGGAGACGCTGAACCGCTCCCCCGTCACCTCCACCGGCCCCGTCGGCAGCGCAGCGACGAGGTCCTCGACCGGCACCCGCCCGGTCAGCGTGGGGCGCAGCACCCGCAGGGGTGCGCCGTCGTCGTGCGCGTCGAAGCCGCGCTCGGCAATCTGGCGGTAGGGCACCATCGCCAGGACCGGCGCTTCCCCGGTCGGACGGGGTATGTCGTGCAGCCGCTCCAGGTCCTGCACCTCACCCACCAGGATCTCGGCCTCATCCTCGCCCTCGCGCCACAGGATGGCCCAGGACTGGCCGGAGGGGTCGGCGAGCAGCTGATCCAGGGCACGGCGCGGCATGGGGACAGTCTCCCACCGGTCGCGACGGACGACGGCATACTTTCCGGCTTGGCGCAGCCGGGGGAGACAGTTCTTGACTAGTTCCAGATTGTGGTCGATCATGGGTGGCATGGCGCCCCGAGACCTCACCTCCGCGCTGCGGGGCGCCTCCCTTCGAGTGACGCGCCCGCGGCTGGCCGTGCTGGGCGCCGTCCACGACCACCCCCATGCCGACACCGACACCGTCATCCGCCTGGTGCGCGCCGAGCTCGGGGCGGTCTCCCACCAGGCCGTCTACGACGTGCTCCGGGCCCTGACCGACGCCGGCCTCCTGCGGCGCATCCAGCCCGCCGGCGCGACCGCCCGCTACGAGGCACGCGTGGGCGACAACCACCACCACGCCGTTTGCCGGTCGTGCGGCGCGATCGCCGACGTCGACTGCGCGGTCGGCCACACCCCTTGTCTCACCGTCTCCGAGGGCCACGGCTTCGTGGTCGACGAGGCGGAGGTCGTCTACTGGGGCACCTGCCCCGAGTGTGCAACCGCCCCCGACCCCACGATGATCGACGCAGCCGGAAGGACGCTATGACCGACACCCAGAACACCGATCCCGTCAGCCCCCAAGGGGTGGACCGCAAGGCCGAGGCCGGATGCCCGGTGATGCACGACTCGGCCACCGCCCAGGGCGGCAGCGAGAGCGAGAACCCGGCCATCCCCTCGCCCGAGCCCCAGACGGGCGGGCGGCCGCACAGCCTGCAGGACTGGTGGCCGAACATGCTCGACCTGTCCGTGCTGCATGCGCACTCCCCCGCGGGGAACCCGCTCGGTGAGGACTTCGACTACCGGGAGCACTTCGCCACGCTGGATGTCGAGGCGCTCAAGGCCGACCTCGCCGAGGTCATGCGCACCTCCCAGGACTGGTGGCCGGCGGACTTCGGACACTACGGCGGCCTGTTCATCCGGATGAGCTGGCACGCCGCCGGCACCTACCGCATCTACGACGGCCGTGGCGGCGCGGGCGACGGCGGGCAACGCTTCGCCCCGCTCAACAGCTGGCCCGACAACGCCAACCTGGACAAGGCCCGGCGTCTGCTGTGGCCGGTGAAGAAGAAGTACGGCCAGCAGGTCTCCTGGGCCGACCTGCTCGTGCTCGCCGGCAACGTCGCCCTGGAGGACATGGGCTTTGAGACCTTCGGCTTCGGCTTCGGCCGGGAGGACGTCTGGGAGCCCGAGGAGATCTTCTGGGGCCCGGAGGACACCTGGCTCGGCGACGCGCGCTACACCGGCGAGCGCGAGCTCGACGAGACCCTCGGCGCGGTCCAGATGGGCTTGATCTACGTCAACCCCGAGGGCCCCAACGGCAATCCGGACCCGCTGGCCTCCGCCCGCGACATCCGCACCACCTTCGCCCGGATGGCGATGAACGACGAGGAGACGGTCGCGCTCATCGCCGGCGGCCACACCTTTGGCAAGACGCACGGGGCGGGGGACGCGGCCCACGTCGGTCCCGAGCCCGAGGCCGCGCCGGTCGAGGCCCAGGGCCTGGGCTGGCTCAGCTCCTACGGCTCCGGCAAGAACGGCGACACGATCACCTCCGGTCTGGAGGTGACCTGGACCTATCACCCCACCCGCTGGGACAACGAGTTCTTCCACATCCTCTTCGCCTACGAGTGGGAGCTCATGGAGTCGCCCGCAGGCGCCCACCAGTGGCGGCCGAAGAACGGCGCGGGCTCGGACATGGTCCCCGACGCCCACGACCGGACGAAACGTCGCGAGCCGCGCATGCTCACCTCTGACCTGGCGCTGCGCGCGGACCCCGCCTACGAGAAGATCTCCCGCCGGTTCCATGAGAACCCCGAGGAGTTCCGCCTCGCCTTCGCCAAGGCCTGGTACAAGCTGCTCCACCGCGACATGGGCCCGGTGTCGCGCTTCCTCGGACCCTGGGTGCCGGAGCCGCAGCTGTGGCAGGACCCGGTGCCGGCCGTCGAGGGCGAGCTAGTCGGCGAGGCCGACCTCGAGACGCTCAAGGGCAAGATCCTGGACTCGGGACTGTCCGTCTCTGAGCTTGTCTCGACCGCGTGGGCCTCGGCCGCGTCGTTCCGCACCACCGACAAGCGTGGCGGCGCCAACGGGGCGCGGGTGCGGCTGGAGCCGCAGCGCAACTGGGAGGTCAACCAGCCAGATCAGCTCTCCCGGGTGCTGGAGACGCTCGAGGGCATCCAGCAGGAGTTCAACGCCGCTGGCGGCGCGACCATCTCGATGGCCGACCTCATCGTGCTCGCCGGGTCGACGGCGGTTGAGCAGGCCGCCCGGGAGGCCGGTGTGGACGTCACGGTGCCCTTCTCGCCGGGCCGCGGCGACGCCTCGCAGGAGCAGACGGACGTGGAGTCCTTCCGGGTCCTGGAGCCGCGGGCCGACGGCTTCCGCAACTATGTGCGCCCGGGCGCACCCCTGCGCCCGGAGCAGTTGCTCGTCGACCGTGCCTACATGCTCGACCTGTCGGCGCCGGAGATGACCGTTCTGATCGGCGGGCTGCGCGCCCTCGGCAACAACGTCGGCGGGTCCCAGCACGGTGTCCTCACCGAACGTCCCGGCGTCCTCAGCAACGACTTCTTCGTCAACCTGCTCACCCCGGGCATGGAGTGGAAGGCCACCGGCGACCATGTCTACGAGATCCGGGACGCGGCCAGCGGCGAGGTGCGGTGGACCGCCACCGCGGTCGACCTCGTCTTCGGCTCCAACTCCCAGCTGCGGGCCCTGGCGGAGGTCTACGCCAGCGACGACGCCCAGGAGAAGTTTGTGCAGGACTTCGTCGCGGCCTGGACCAAGGTGATGGAGCTGGACCGCTTCGACCTGGTCTGACCCGCCTGGTCTGACCGGCCCGGGAGCGAGCGCTCCCGGCGCCCACCGGGGCCGTCCGGGGCCCAGACACCGCAAGGTGTCGGCGCTCCGGACGGCCCCGTCGTCGGTCCGCCGGCGGGAGGACCGCCCAGCCTCAGTGCGTGACGGCACCCTGCGAGGCGGAGCCGACGAGGGCCACATACTTGGCGAGCACGCCACGGCGGGCCCGGTCCGGCGGCTCAGGTGGGGACCAGGCGCCCCGGCGGCGGGCCAGCTCGCCCTCCTCGACCTCGAGGTCGAGGCGGCCGCCCCCCACGTCGAGCACGATCTGGTCACCGTCCTGCACCAGGGCGATCGGGCCGCCGTCGGTCGCCTCCGGTGCGATGTGACCCACGCACAACCCGGTCGTGCCGCCGGAGAAGCGGCCGTCGGTGATGAGGAGCACGTCCTTGCCCAGGCCGGCACCCTTGATGGCCCCGGTGATGGCCAGCATCTCGCGCATGCCGGGGCCACCCTTGGGTCCCTCGTAGCGGATGACCACCACGTCGCCGGCAGTGATCGTGCCGTCCTCCAGGGCGTCCATCGCCGATCGTTCACCGTCGAAGACCCGGGCGGTGCCGCGGAAGACGTCGGAGTCGAAACCGGCCGACTTCACCACCGCTCCCCCGGGCGCCAGCGTGCCGTCCAGGATGGTCAGACCGCCGGTGGCGTGGATCGGGTTGTCCAGCTGCCGCAGCACCGTGCCGTCCAGGGGCGGCACGTCGAGGTCGTCGAGGTTCTGCGCCAGGGTGCGGCCGGTGACCGTCATGACATCGCCGTGCAGCAGGCCAGCGTCGAGCAGCGCCTTCATCACCACCGGGATGCCGCCGACCCGGTCGATGTCGACCATCACGTGCCGGCCGAACGGCTTGACGTCGGCCAGGTGCGGCACCCGCGCGCCGATCCGGCGGAAGTCCTCCAGCGTGAGGTCCACGTCAGCCTCGCGCGCGATCGCCAGCAGGTGCAGCACCGCGTTGGTCGAGCCGCCGAAGGCCATGGTCACCGCGACGGCGTTCTCGAAGGCCTCCTTGGTCAGGATCTGCCGGGCGGTGAGCCCGGCCCGCAGCATCCCCACGACCGCCTCCCCCGATCGGCGGGCGAAGCCGTCTCGGCGCCGGTCGGTGGCCGGCGGCGCCGCGGACCCGGGCAGGGACATGCCCAGCGCCTCCGCGGCCGCGGCCATCGTGTTCGCGGTGTAGAAGCCCCCGCACGCGCCCTCGCCGGGGCAGATCGCCCGCTCGATCGCGTCCACGTCCTCGCGGGGCATCAGCCCCCGGGCGCAGGCGCCGACCGCCTCGAAGGCGTCGATGATGGTCACCTCGCGCTCCGACCCGTCGGACAGCCGCGCCCGCCCAGGCAGGATCGTGCCGGCATACACGAACACCGCGGCGAGGTCGAGGCGCGCCGCGGCCATGAGCATGCCCGGCAACGACTTGTCGCACCCGGCGAGCAGCACCGAGCCGTCCAGCCGCTCGGCCGACATCACCGTCTCGACCGAGTCGGCGATCACCTCGCGGGAGACCAGCGAGTAGTGCATGCCCTCGTGGCCCATCGAGATGCCGTCCGAGACCGAGATGGTGCCGAACTCCAGCGGGTAGCCACCGCCCCCGTGCACCCCGTCCTTGACCGCCTTGGCCAGCCGGTCCAGCGACAGATTGCACGGGGTGATCTCGTTCCACGAGCTGGCCACGCCGATCTGCGGTTTCACCCAGTCCTCGTCGCCCATCCCGACGGCCCGCAGCATGCCGCGGGCCGCCGCCCGCTCCAGGCCGTCGGTGACGTCACGCGAGCGTGGCTTGAGGTCAGGGGTATGCGGTGCCGCCGCCCCTTTTGCGGTGGGCGGGTCCGTGGCCGGCAGGTTCGAGGTGGCGGCAGTGAGATCAGGGGAGGTGTCAGCCACGGGCCGCGGACCCCTCGACGTAGTCGCTGTCCGCGTGGCTCTTGACCCAGGCCATCATCCCGCGCAGGTCCTTGCCGACCGCCTCGATCGGGTGCTGGGCACCCTGGGCGCGTAGCCGCTTGAACTCAGGGGCTCCCGAGTCCTGGTCGTCGATGAACCGCTGGGCGAAGGCACCGTTGCGCACGTCCTCCAGGACCGCCTGCATGTTCTCCTTCACGCGGTCGTCCACCACCCGCGGGCCGGAGACGTAGTCGCCGTACTCCGCGGTGTCCGAGACCGACCAGCGCTGCTTGGCGATGCCGCCCTCGTACATCAGGTCCACGATGAGCTTGAGCTCGTGCAGGACCTCGAAGTAGGCGATCTCGGGCTGGTAACCCGCCTCGGTCATCACCTCGAAGCCCTTCATCACCAGCTCGGACACCCCGCCGCAGAGCACCGCCTGCTCGCCGAAGAGGTCGGTCTCGGTCTCCTCGGTGAAGGTGGTCTCGATGCCGCCTGCGCGTAGCCCGCCGATCGCGGCGGCGTAGGACAGCGCCAGCTCCTTGGCCTGGCCGCTGGCGTCCTGCTCGACGGCGACGAGGACCGGCACGCCGCGCCCGTCCACATACTCTCGGCGCACCAGGTGCCCCGGGCCCTTGGGCGCGACCATGCACACGTCGACATCCTCCGGGGGCTTGATGTAGCCGAACCGGATGTTGAAACCGTGGCTGAAGAAGAGCGCCTTGCCCGCGGTCAGGTGCGGCTCGATCGCCTCGGCGTAGAGGTGACGCTGGACGTGGTCCGGCACCAGGACCATGATCACCTCCGCCTCCTCGCACGCCCGCGCCGGAGTGGCCACGCGCAGGCCCTCGCCCTCGGCCTTGGCCCGGCTGCTGCTGCCCTCGGCGAGCCCGACGCGCACGTCGACGCCCGAGTCGCGCAGCGACAGGGCGTGGGCGTGCCCCTGGCTGCCGTAGCCGAGGACGGCCACCTTCTTGCTCTGGATCAGGGACAGGTCGGCGTCGTCCTCGTAGTACATGGTGGCCATGAAGGTTCTGTTCTCCTTGATGAGGGTCCGGGGGCCGGACGGCGTGTTCGGTGAGTCTTCTGGGGCGTTCTGTCGGGGAGTATGGCGTGTTCTGTCGGGCCCTTGACGTGCTCTGTCGGGCCTTGTCGTGTGTTCGGTCGGTCTAGAAGGCAGCGGCGGCCATGGCGCCGACGGGGCGGGGGCCGTGGTCGTTGATCTCCCACAGCTGGGCGCGGATGGCGTCGGCCTCGGCCAGCTCCTCGATGTGGATGACCTCGACCAGCTTGTCCAGCTGGCTGGTGACCCGGTGCAGCTGCTCGGTGCTGACGTTGACGACGACGGTCATCCGGGAGACCTTGTTGTCCTCGGTCGGACCGACGACCAGGTGGTCGATGTTGAAGTTTCGGCGGGCGAACAGGACCGAGACGCGGGCCAGGACCCCGGGGTTGTTCTCGACCAGGACGGACAGGGCGTGCCGGCTGCGGGTGGGATTGGCGGTGGAGTTCATGGTGGTGCCTTTCGGTGCGGTCGCGCGGTGGCTGGAGCGTGGGGATGAGGGTCGGTATGCGGTGGCGGGGGTAGGGACCTCACCGGGGTCGGTGCGGTAGTCGTGCAGGAGGGTCATTCGTCCTCCCCGAAGTCGGGCCGGGCGTCGCGGGCGTACTGGATGTCGTCGTTGCTGGTGCCGGCGGCGACCATCGGCCAGACCATGGCGTCCTGACTGACCCGGAAGTCCACGACGACGGGCTGGTCGTCGACGGCCATCGCCGTCTCGATCGTGCGGTCGACGTCCTCAGGCCGCTCGCAGCGCAGGCCGACGCAGCCGTAGGCCTGGGCCAGCATGGTGAAGTCGGGCACCTGCATGGAGGGCAGCTGGGAGGCGGAGTAGCGCTTGGCGTAGAACAGCGACTGCCACTGCCGGACCATCCCCAGGGCGGCGTTGTTGATGATCGCCACCTTGATCGGGATGCCCTCGACGGAGCACGTGGCCAGCTCCTGGTTGGTCATCTGGAAGCAGCCGTCGCCGTCGATCGCCCAGACGGTGGCCTCGGGTCGTCCGACCTTGGCGCCCATGGCGGCGGGCACGGCATACCCCATGGTCCCCAGGCCACCGGAGTTGAGCCAGCGCCGGGGCTCCTCGTAGCCGATGAACTGGCTGGCCCACATCTGGTGCTGGCCGACGCCGGCGGCGAACACGGTGTCGGGGCCGGCGAGCGCCCCGATCCGCTCGATGACGTACTCCGGCGCCATCGCGCCGTCGGTGGGTGCGTCGTAGCCCAGGGGGTAGCGGGCCTTCCAGTCCATGCAGCGCTGGACCCACGCCTCGTAGTCGGGTGCCGCACCGGCCGCAGTGCGCCGCGTCCACTCAGTGACCAGGGCGGTGATCGTCTCCCGAGCATCACCGAGCAGGCCGACGGCGGTGGGGAAGTTCTTGCCGATCTCGGCCGGGTCGATGTCGGCGTGGATGATCTGCGCGTGCGGGGCGAAGGTGTGCTTGGCGCCGGTGACCCGGTCGTCGAAGCGGGCACCCAGGCTGATGATCAGGTCCGACTTCTGCAAGGTGGTCACCCCGGAGACCGAACCGTGCATGCCGGGCATGCCCATGTGCTGCGGGTGGCTGTCGGGGAAGACGCCGCGGGCCATGAGCGTCGTGACGACGGGGATCCCGGTCAGCTCGGCCAGCTGGCGCACCTGTGCGGCGGCGTTGGCCCGCAGGCAGCCTCCGCCGACGTAGAGGACCGGCCGGCGGGCGGTGAGCATCAGCTCGACCGCGTCGCGGACCGCCTCGGGCGCCGCCTGCACCGCGGCCCGCAGGCCCGGCATCGGCAGCTCGCGCAGGGTGTCGTCAGCGAGGGCGGTCAGCGCGTCCTTGGCGACGTCGACCAGGACCGGGCCGGGGCGACCGCTGGCGGCCAGGTGAAAGGCTGAGGCCACGGTGGCGGCGATCTCGTCGGGCCGGGTGACCAGGAATGAGTGCTTGGTCACCGGCATGGAGATCGAGCGGATGTCCGCCTCCTGGAAGGCGTCTGAGCCCATCGCCGTGCTGGCCACGTTGCCGGTGATGGCGACCATCGGCACGGAGTCCATGTTGGCGTCGGCTAGCGGGGTGACCAGGTTGGTGGCGCCCGGGCCCGAGGTGGCCATGGCCACGCCCACCCGGCCGGTTGCGGCGGCGTACCCCTGGGCGGCGTGGCCGGCCCCCTGCTCGTGCCGGACCAGGATGTGCCGGATGCCCTCGGCCTGGTAGAGCGCGTCGTAGAGGGGCAGGACGGCGCCACCCGGGAGCCCGAAGATGTGCTCTACGCCCACCCGCTGGAGGGTCTCGACCAGGGCCTGAGCCCCGGTCCTGCAGGGCGAGGTGGTGGCTGGAGCAGCGCTCGCAGCAGGCGCGGCGACCGGCGTCGGACCGCCGGGACGAGCCGGCGCCGGCTGCTGGGTGGTGGTGGTCATCGGGTGGTTCTCCTGCCTGGAGAGGGGGGGTGCTGGGGGTGGTCGGGCAACAAAAAACCCCTCGGCCCGGAGGGCAAACGAGGGGAGGACGCGCGGCGGCTGTGGAGTCAGGCCGTAGCGCGTCCCGGGCTAATAAGTACGAGGGCAGAAAGGTGCATGGGCCACACTCTGCGCCAGAACTGCCCCCGCGTCAACCCCCTGCATGAATATGTGAGCCAACGCACAATCATTCATCTATCGCTATGACGTTGACATATCGAGACAGATCGTGACATTGTGGACGACATGAACTCACGACACCACGGACCCGGCAGTTTCGGCGGCTTCGGCTTCGACCCCGACCAGATCTTCGGCCCCAACGGCCTGCTCAACCAGGTGTTTGGCAGCCAGGGCGGCGGTGGCTGGGGCGGCAGCCCTTGGGGGCCGCGCCCTCCCCGCCCCCCGCACCCCGGCTCACACCAGGGCCCACGCTCGGGCCGGCGGGCCCGCCGCGGCGACGTGCGCAACGCGATCCTGCACCTGCTGCAACGCGAGCCGATGAACGGCTACCAGCTCATGCAGGAGATCGCGCAGAGCTCCGGCGGCGCCTGGCAGCCCAGCTCCGGGGCGATCTACCCGGCGTTGAGCCTGCTCGAGGACGAGGGCTTGGTCGAGCAGCACGACGTGGACGGCCGCAAGGCCTACCAGCTCACCGACGCCGGGCGTCACGCCGCCGGGGAGCTGCCCCGGCAGGCCTGGATGGGCACCGGCGGAGCCGAGCCGGACGACCCCTGGGCGCGGGAGGAGCGAGAGCAGCCGGACGCCTGGTCCGGCGGCGGGGGTCGAGGGCGCGACCACGACCGCCACGGTGGCGGACGCCGCGAGCGCGGCGCGCAGCTGTGGAAGGCGCTGGGCAGCGTGGCGATGGCCACTCAGGCCGTCGGCCAGGCGGGCGACCACCAACTCTCCCGCGAGGCGGCCGGCCTGCTCGACCGCACCCGCCGCGATCTGTACCGGTTGCTCGCCGACGCTGAGGTTGCCCGGGGCGAGGAGGAGCGGGATGACCTAGGCGACCTCGAGGACGACATTGACGGCGAGATCACCGACGCCGAGATCGTGGACGAGGACTGAGCTCGCGGCCTTTCCCCCGGGCTGACCCGGGGGGCGGCAGCCCCCCGGGTGACGGCATACTGGCACCCATGGCCGATCACTATGACGTTGTTGTCCTGGGCGCCGGTCCCGGCGGGTATGTCGCGGCGATCCGCGCGTCCCAGCTGGGCAAGAAGGTCGCTGTCGTGGAGAAGCAGTACTGGGGCGGCGTGTGCCTCAACGTCGGCTGCATCCCGTCCAAGGCTTTGCTGAAGAACGCCGAGCTGGCGCACACGCTGACCCACGAGAAGAAGAAGTACGGTATCGAGGGCGACGTCACGATGTCCTACGGCCCCACGCACAAGCGCAGCCGTCAGGTCTCGGCCGGCATCGTCAAGGGCGTCCACTTCTTG is a window encoding:
- the ilvC gene encoding ketol-acid reductoisomerase, encoding MATMYYEDDADLSLIQSKKVAVLGYGSQGHAHALSLRDSGVDVRVGLAEGSSSRAKAEGEGLRVATPARACEEAEVIMVLVPDHVQRHLYAEAIEPHLTAGKALFFSHGFNIRFGYIKPPEDVDVCMVAPKGPGHLVRREYVDGRGVPVLVAVEQDASGQAKELALSYAAAIGGLRAGGIETTFTEETETDLFGEQAVLCGGVSELVMKGFEVMTEAGYQPEIAYFEVLHELKLIVDLMYEGGIAKQRWSVSDTAEYGDYVSGPRVVDDRVKENMQAVLEDVRNGAFAQRFIDDQDSGAPEFKRLRAQGAQHPIEAVGKDLRGMMAWVKSHADSDYVEGSAARG
- a CDS encoding protein-L-isoaspartate O-methyltransferase family protein; amino-acid sequence: MWRRRGSGRAGRDGAGVEADGRLREAFTAVPRGGFLREPDQGQAGLDGPLAIGHGQTNSQPRTVADVLRLLDVRPGHRVLDVGAGSGWTTALLATLVGPRGSVLGLEVVPELAAWGADNLRAWAQGQTGTGQASVELADPAELGRAGAGPWDRILVSAMARTLPEQLVTQLTDDGRMVCPVDGQMLLVQRAGPDRTVTSHGAYRFVPLRTPDG
- a CDS encoding Fur family transcriptional regulator, with protein sequence MAPRDLTSALRGASLRVTRPRLAVLGAVHDHPHADTDTVIRLVRAELGAVSHQAVYDVLRALTDAGLLRRIQPAGATARYEARVGDNHHHAVCRSCGAIADVDCAVGHTPCLTVSEGHGFVVDEAEVVYWGTCPECATAPDPTMIDAAGRTL
- the ilvD gene encoding dihydroxy-acid dehydratase: MPATDPPTAKGAAAPHTPDLKPRSRDVTDGLERAAARGMLRAVGMGDEDWVKPQIGVASSWNEITPCNLSLDRLAKAVKDGVHGGGGYPLEFGTISVSDGISMGHEGMHYSLVSREVIADSVETVMSAERLDGSVLLAGCDKSLPGMLMAAARLDLAAVFVYAGTILPGRARLSDGSEREVTIIDAFEAVGACARGLMPREDVDAIERAICPGEGACGGFYTANTMAAAAEALGMSLPGSAAPPATDRRRDGFARRSGEAVVGMLRAGLTARQILTKEAFENAVAVTMAFGGSTNAVLHLLAIAREADVDLTLEDFRRIGARVPHLADVKPFGRHVMVDIDRVGGIPVVMKALLDAGLLHGDVMTVTGRTLAQNLDDLDVPPLDGTVLRQLDNPIHATGGLTILDGTLAPGGAVVKSAGFDSDVFRGTARVFDGERSAMDALEDGTITAGDVVVIRYEGPKGGPGMREMLAITGAIKGAGLGKDVLLITDGRFSGGTTGLCVGHIAPEATDGGPIALVQDGDQIVLDVGGGRLDLEVEEGELARRRGAWSPPEPPDRARRGVLAKYVALVGSASQGAVTH
- the ilvN gene encoding acetolactate synthase small subunit — protein: MTLLHDYRTDPGEVPTPATAYRPSSPRSSHRATAPKGTTMNSTANPTRSRHALSVLVENNPGVLARVSVLFARRNFNIDHLVVGPTEDNKVSRMTVVVNVSTEQLHRVTSQLDKLVEVIHIEELAEADAIRAQLWEINDHGPRPVGAMAAAAF
- a CDS encoding chorismate-binding protein translates to MPRRALDQLLADPSGQSWAILWREGEDEAEILVGEVQDLERLHDIPRPTGEAPVLAMVPYRQIAERGFDAHDDGAPLRVLRPTLTGRVPVEDLVAALPTGPVEVTGERFSVSDEDYAATVARVIEEEIGEGEGANFVIRRDVVGHTGTDPSLAVLTWLRTLLLDERGAYWTFAVHTPGHSLVGATPERHVSVRDGRVSMNPISGTFRHPEREADPDGARLRASFAAFVADTKETEELFMVVDEEMKMMAEVCSEGGRITGPYLKQMAHLTHTEYLLDGRSDRDVRDVLRHTMFAPTVTGSPMENACTVIRRHEPTGRGYYSGVLALLDLDEDGGERLDAPILIRTAHVGGDGTVTVSAGATLVRHSDPVAECAETSAKARGVLAALGLRPRRDLGYAVDLADLPGVADSLAARNEALAPFWLAPQDSRPDPLLLGRRVLVVDAADAWTQMLAHMLRHLGMAAQVRRWEQVSTADVTRGPWDLVLFGPGPGDPTDRADPRVVRLRELLQARLDTVQPLLAVCLSHQVLCTLAGLQIGKLPSPHQGVQLPVDLWGDVRLIGFYNTFVALPPEDGRVPAVAGRELEMAVHRLGEGLGAADGASSRRDESVVALRGPGLASSQGHAESVLSRDGMITLHGLLRHALKPALPDP
- the katG gene encoding catalase/peroxidase HPI; this encodes MTDTQNTDPVSPQGVDRKAEAGCPVMHDSATAQGGSESENPAIPSPEPQTGGRPHSLQDWWPNMLDLSVLHAHSPAGNPLGEDFDYREHFATLDVEALKADLAEVMRTSQDWWPADFGHYGGLFIRMSWHAAGTYRIYDGRGGAGDGGQRFAPLNSWPDNANLDKARRLLWPVKKKYGQQVSWADLLVLAGNVALEDMGFETFGFGFGREDVWEPEEIFWGPEDTWLGDARYTGERELDETLGAVQMGLIYVNPEGPNGNPDPLASARDIRTTFARMAMNDEETVALIAGGHTFGKTHGAGDAAHVGPEPEAAPVEAQGLGWLSSYGSGKNGDTITSGLEVTWTYHPTRWDNEFFHILFAYEWELMESPAGAHQWRPKNGAGSDMVPDAHDRTKRREPRMLTSDLALRADPAYEKISRRFHENPEEFRLAFAKAWYKLLHRDMGPVSRFLGPWVPEPQLWQDPVPAVEGELVGEADLETLKGKILDSGLSVSELVSTAWASAASFRTTDKRGGANGARVRLEPQRNWEVNQPDQLSRVLETLEGIQQEFNAAGGATISMADLIVLAGSTAVEQAAREAGVDVTVPFSPGRGDASQEQTDVESFRVLEPRADGFRNYVRPGAPLRPEQLLVDRAYMLDLSAPEMTVLIGGLRALGNNVGGSQHGVLTERPGVLSNDFFVNLLTPGMEWKATGDHVYEIRDAASGEVRWTATAVDLVFGSNSQLRALAEVYASDDAQEKFVQDFVAAWTKVMELDRFDLV